TTTTTAATGTAAAAGTTCTCGATTTATCCGGTCCGCGATGACGCATGCTGTCTAACATGGCCTGCAGCTGTTCTTCATTTACGCGCTTGTTAAAGAGTCCAGCAATTGCACTCATATGAATCTCCTCTTTGTCTTTTATATATTATGTTTCAGATCACCATCCACGGTACCGCAGACTTTTTCCCGTTCTTCGGCAAAATCAAATCCCGTCCAGATCCCGACAGAATTCAGAATTGAATCCTGGGGATGGGTGTCGCGAAAGATTTTGAAATAATAGGCCGCTTCTTTGGAATTGATTGTGGCCAGCGGATTTTCGCGTTGAATAGCTTTAAATTCTTTATCGCTCATTTCTTGTTCCGGCAATTTGTTCTCCGAGTGATTCGCAGCCGGCGCCCTGCGTATATTGGACCTTGTAGCGCCACAGAATTTCATCGGGGAGCAGGTTGGTGTCCTGAAACGCATGCCGTAAAATCCATTTCTCGATCTTGGCGCCGTTGTGTTCCCGGATTTTCCATTCGGGCGGCAGTTTCATGCCCAGATCGATCATGCGTGCATCCAGAAACGGAACCCGCAGTTCCAGGCTAAAGCGCATCCCCATGCGGTCCGCGCGCTGCAGATTGATATTGTGCAGGGTGTTCAGGCAGCGTTTTGCTTCCTGGTTCAATGAATCGAGTTCCCAGTTTTTCATATACTGATACCCGGTAAACACCTCATCTGCGCCTTCACCGGTGAGAACCACGGTCACATGTTCGGCGGCGAGTTTGCAGGTAAAATGGCCGGGGACGGCACAACGAACCAGAGACGGATCATAGCTTTCCAGGTACTGCACCACCTGCGGCAGCGCCTCGTAGTAATCCTGTTCTGTAAAGATCAATTCGTGATGGGTCGAGTCGATGTGGTCTGCGACAATTCGTGCTGCCTTTAGATCATCACTGTCCTCGCCGTTTTTGTCTTTCATGCCGACCGCAAAGGTGTGCAAATGCGGGATTTTTTGTGCGGCAATGGCTGATACCAGACTGCTGTCCAGTCCGCCGCTGCAGAATGCCCCGACATGGATATCCGGATCGGACAGCAGTCGTTTGTCCACACTGTCGGTAAACGTCTCCCGGATGATACCGGCAGCTTTATCAATGCTCCAATCGCGGTTTTCCTTGACCTCGGGAACCTCATAGTACCGGACGAATCCGGTTTCCGGGGTGTAATAATGACCGGCCGGAAATTCCTCAACCTTGTCCACGCCGGCGTGCGACATGGCGCCCAGTTCCGACGAAAAATACAGTTGATCGTTATAATATCCGTAATACAACGGTTTGATGCCGATCGGATCTCGGGCGAGAAATAAACTATCCGCTGAAAAAATGGCAAACGCAAACATGCCTTCCAGATCTTTGACAAATTCAGCTCCTTTTTCCTGGTACATGGGAAGGATGACTTCGGTATCGGATTCTGTATTGTACTTGTATTCTGTATCAAGAGTCTGTTTCAACTGTTTATAATTATAGATCTCTCCGTTACAGATCAAACCCTTATCCGAGTTGGTTGCCAGTATAGGCTGATGCCCGCCCTGTACATCTACGATCGACAAACGCGTATGACCGTAACTGCCGTTCTCAATACTGTGTATTCCTTTGTCATCAGGTCCGCAGCGATCCATCGCATCCATCATTCTGAGAATGGTTTCTTTGTCTGGTTTGCCGTAACAGCCGGCTATTCCGCACATAATAATATCCTGTTTTTAATGAACATGACTATCTTTATTCCGATTCCAGAGTACACTGGAATCGGTTTTCTATGAATGGGGGGTTAGGCTAATAACTGATTTTTGGTTTTCACAATATCTGAAAGATCCAGTTCGCCCGGCAGCGAGTCGGCTTTATAGAGCCAGCCGTTGCGCAAACCGGAGCGGGCTGCTTTCATAAATTTTGTGCTGCTGCTGGTTGAATTGACCGCTTTGGTAATCATTTGCACCTGTTTGTCAACGCTTTCTTTGCTGTATTCTTCCTTGCCGCTTGTGATAAAGTCCACCCGGTTTTCTATGTCTTTTTGCATTTCCTCGGACATGGATACATTAAACTGTGCCAGCATGTCCTTTACAGCCGTCTGCGCCAGTGAGCGGATATCATAATCCCGGTTATTCTCGAACACCTGCTTTAGATAACCGATAATTTGATTGTCGATAATATATTGTTCCGGTGACACGGTCAGCACCTGTTCGAGCATACCGGCCGCACTGTTGATAAATTGTGCCCCGCTCGCGGCTTCGAACACCAGACTCAATGTTTTTTCCGCAAGCGCCTGCACGTTGGGCTGTTTTTCATCAGACACCGCTGCCGTGCCGCAGCAGGGGATTTGGTAATGATAGGTCATATCGGCAGCCATCGCCACCCGGCGTATACTTTCCGGCTGGCACCAGCGGGGTGATCCGTCTGTATACAAATCCGAGCTGATGGGGATGCCGCGATACAGCACCCGGGCGCCGGGCCGGATCAGATTGGCCAGAACCACGGCGGATAAAACCTCGGCATTGACCTGGATCAATTCTCCGATTTCCGACAAGGGCGCGGTTGCACCCGCCTGCGGACAGGTGGAGATGGAGACGGGCAGATCATGTTCCACCATGGTCATGAATTTTTCCACAGTGGGACTGACCACGTTCAGAGGACTGACCGTTAGCGATGCAATCAAGGATATCAGTGTCGGGTCTTTGACTGTTTTTAAAATTTGCGGCAGCTTTTCAATGTTCACCAGATTGGCCAGGTTCATGTGTTTGCGGGTATACTGCATAAAGATGGAAAGCTTTTCATATCCATTTGATCTTCAGGGACATCCGGCTCAACCGGACGGGTGATAAGAGTCAATATGCTCCAGCTGTTCGCACAAGGTCGAAATGCGTTTCAGGTCTTCTGTATCCGCCTGCCGGCGATTGAACCTGTTGTGTTCATAGTCCAGTACATACAGCGCCTGTCCGCCGGTTCCAAATGTGACCGAGGGTGATTCAAAATTGATATCGATTGCATTTTCCGGATCAGCGGCGTTTAATCGTATTTGTTTGGCGGTCTGATCTATTGCTTTTTCGACCAGATCGCGCGGGATTTTAACCCGGCCGTTTTCGAACACGGCGCCACCCTTTTTATAGATATCAATGGCCTGACTGCTTTCCACGTGTACGCCTGCTTGACTCAACAGACGGCAGGAACCTTTATGAACCAGTTCACACTGTCCTGTTTCCAGGATATGATGTCGTTGTAGTTGTATACCTCTGGACATACTTTTCCTTTATTGTTCAGGTGATCTCTATGGACCATCGGGTTATTTTAGTGCTCGAAATAGTGTTCGAGTACCATGAGATTGAGCGTAGCCGAAGGCGGCTTGTCCGGTCCTTCTTTTGGTCGATCTGTTTCTGTATGACAAAGACAGAGGAATCATCAGGAAAAGAACAAACCGCGGCTGTTATGTTACCCGGGAACTGCATGTGAAACAGGTCTCAGGCTGCTGGTTCCAGTTTGTGAATGGCGTCAAATGCATCTTCTGCATAAATATCCGCGCCGATTTGTTCTGCAAAGCTGGCGGAAACCGGGGCGCCGCCGATACAGATTTTAACCTGGTCGCGCAGACCTTTTTCTTTCAGCAGTTTAATCACGTCTTCCATGTATCCCATGGTGGTGGTCAGCAGGGCGGATAGACCCAGGTAATTTGCATTGGTGGATTCGACGGCGGCGACAATTTTATCAGCTTCAACACCAACGCCAAGATCTTCCACTTCGAATCCGGAACCGCGCAGCAGTGTGGTGACGATATTCT
The candidate division KSB1 bacterium DNA segment above includes these coding regions:
- the asnB gene encoding asparagine synthase B → MCGIAGCYGKPDKETILRMMDAMDRCGPDDKGIHSIENGSYGHTRLSIVDVQGGHQPILATNSDKGLICNGEIYNYKQLKQTLDTEYKYNTESDTEVILPMYQEKGAEFVKDLEGMFAFAIFSADSLFLARDPIGIKPLYYGYYNDQLYFSSELGAMSHAGVDKVEEFPAGHYYTPETGFVRYYEVPEVKENRDWSIDKAAGIIRETFTDSVDKRLLSDPDIHVGAFCSGGLDSSLVSAIAAQKIPHLHTFAVGMKDKNGEDSDDLKAARIVADHIDSTHHELIFTEQDYYEALPQVVQYLESYDPSLVRCAVPGHFTCKLAAEHVTVVLTGEGADEVFTGYQYMKNWELDSLNQEAKRCLNTLHNINLQRADRMGMRFSLELRVPFLDARMIDLGMKLPPEWKIREHNGAKIEKWILRHAFQDTNLLPDEILWRYKVQYTQGAGCESLGEQIAGTRNER
- a CDS encoding cobalamin-dependent protein (Presence of a B(12) (cobalamin)-binding domain implies dependence on cobalamin itself, in one of its several forms, or in some unusual lineages, dependence on a cobalamin-like analog.); this encodes MSEATKILEPQLMEGDVKSKGKFVIATVEDDLHDIGKNIVTTLLRGSGFEVEDLGVGVEADKIVAAVESTNANYLGLSALLTTTMGYMEDVIKLLKEKGLRDQVKICIGGAPVSASFAEQIGADIYAEDAFDAIHKLEPAA